Genomic DNA from Bacteroidales bacterium:
ACATAACACATGCGCCTGAACGGGCAACGTTCACACCAGCGGTCGCAATAGTTTTGAATGCCTTCCAGCACCGAGTCTTTATCAAATTTCATGGGCCAGCCCTCATCTAATGGTGTCACAGCCCCCATCAGATTACTGAAGTCCTCATCCTGATCCTCCAATTCATTGCATTCGTCGCAATATCCCGGAAACGGGCAGTGATTTTCTTCGTCGTACTGGCAAAATTCGATATGTACTGTGCCGGTTATCACATGCACGTAATCATCGTCCCAGATATCGCGCAAAGCATCATAAAACATTCTGTCGGGGAGGCCGTCGGGAACATCAGGTTCAAAATTATAGACAAGCAGCAGATAGAGCATCTCGGGCATCAGCTTGCTGAGGTGTTCGTTGGAAAGCAGATGCGAATCGGGTAACAGGTTGGAGGCGATGCCCAGGATCGTCGAAAGGGGCTGAAGCTCACCGTTAATGTATTGTTCACGGGCTTCCATCTCTATTTCGTTAGCCTGCCACGTAGGCAAACTCTTGTCTTCCAGCGGGTCAGGAGGCGCTGCTTCTGCTGCTGCGCGTATGTCGTCGATGAGTTGTGAGATGTATCGATCCATGATGTTGCAATTGTTAGAAAATTCAAAAGTAACAAATTCCTGAGGTGGAATTCATTCAGGGTTTTAATTTGAGATTTATTTACACTGGTGTCCGGTTAAAAGGAAATTATGTTTACCGGACAACAGTGATTTATTTATTAATAATCCAACTTTACCAATCTTTGCCATACTAAGAGATCGAAATTAGAGCCGGTTATTTATAAAAATCTGTAATAGGATGGAAATTGTTAAAAAGAATGAGCCGGTCAAAAGATGGTAATTTCGTATCTTGCGTGCTTATTTTTTAGTCAATTTCTTTATTAAAAAACAAATGCCTATGAAACGCAAGGATAAAAAGGATACCAAAAACGAAAGCACTTACCTGAGCGATCTTTTTAGCGACGCAATAAAGAAGAATTGGAAAAAGCCCGCTTTTAGCAACTATGGCGCCGATACGCTGACTTTTGGCGAGGTGGCCGAACGCATCGATTTTTTGCATCGATTTTTTAAAGAAGAGAAGATCGACAAAGGTGATAAAATTGCTTTGCTGGGGACTAACTCGGCTGCCTGGGGCATTGCTTTTATCGGCATCATAACTTATGGCGCCGTTGTGGTACCTATCCTGCCCGATTTCTCTACCGAAAATGTGCATCACATTGTCAATCATTCCGACTCTAAAATTCTCATTGTTTCATCAGCTATTTATGATCGACTCGAGATCGATCATTTAAAGACGCTCACCTGCATCCTGGAACTTCGCAATTTTAGTTTGCTGCACGAAAAAGGAACCAAAACTGCACAGGCATTTCAGCGTGTGGAGCAGCAAAGCACTTCGGTGGCGCTGAGTCCGGATGATCTCCGCTACCATCAGGGAAAGCCTGAGGATTTGTGTATAATATCTTACACCAGCGGCACCTCCGGATTTACCAAAGGCGTGATGCTGCCGCAGCGAAGCCTTTATAGCAACATCATTTTTGCGCGTGAAAATATGCCACTTGAAGCCGGAAACCAAATTGTTTCGTTTTTGCCTCTGGCGCATGTTTTTGGGTTGTTGTTCGAGTTTTTGTTTCCTTTTACTATGGGATGTCATATTACTTTTCTCGCCAAAATTCCCTCGCCGGCCATCGTCACTAAAGCTTTTGGCGAAATCAAGCCGCACCTGATCTTGTCGGTGCCGCTGGTGATCGAAAAAATTTATAAAAAGAAAATCGTTCCCAAGCTCGACAAGCCGATGATGAAGATGCTGCTCAAGACGCCGGTGGTGGGCGAGGTTATCCGGCGGCGGGTGAACAAAACGCTGACGGATACTTTTGGTGGACAATTTCGTGAGATCGTTATCGGCGGGGCACCTTTGAGCGAGGACGTGGAGAACTTTTTCCGCAAAATTGGATTCCGTTTCACCGTTGGTTATGGCATGACCGAATGTGGTCCGCTGATTAGTTATGTGGCCTGGGATAAATCGCGCTCTCGCTCGGCAGGCTTGGTGGTGGACAGGATGAAGATGAAAATTGTGCGTCCGGACACCGACACCGGCATTGGCGAAATAATGGTGAAAGGCAGCAATATGATGACCGGATATTATAAAAATGAAGCTGCCGATAAAGAGGCTTTTACCAAAGACGGCTGGCTGAAAACCGGCGACCTGGGCTACATCGACAGCGATGGATTCCTGTATATAAAAGGGCGCAGCAAGAATATGATTTTGGGGCCGTCGGGGCAAAATATCTATCCCGAAGAGATCGAAGCCAAAATCTCCAACATGCCCTGCGTGCAGGAATGCGTGGTGAAGATGCACAAAGACAAACTCTTGGCCATGATTTATCCCGACCGCGAAGCGATGGAATGCGGCAAGCTCGACTTTCAGGATATCGACAAAAAGATGAAAGAGGGTCTCAAAGAACTTAACGAGGAGTTGCCGCGCTTTGCACAAATCACCGACGTAGAAATTGTGGACGTAGAGTTTGTAAAAACACCCAAGAAAAACATCAAGCGGTATCTGTACACGTGATGCAGGGCGCGGGGCGCAAAGAGAATGGGGTTGTGTTTTCTTTCAGGAAGGGTTTTTTGGGTTGGGGGTTGACGTTTATGGCGATGAGCAGTAGCGGATTTCACGTCGAAATGGTCTGTCCAAAGGACAGGACTTTCTACTTAAATCTGCGGTTTCAATGAAACACTGAACCCGCTATTGCCTATGCGTCGGTGTTGTAGCACGTTATTGTTTTATATTCTTTAATAATGCTATATTTTCATTTCAGTCAAGTCACCCCCAGCGTACTAATACTTTCTCATCCCAGGTTGAAGCCCATTTTTTTGTTTCAGGATCTCCATTTATTATTTTTTCAATTATTTCCCATTTGTTTCTTGTTTGGTCTGCTGCTGCTTTTGGCAGAAAAAAAATTTTTCTTGAGAACTCGGGTTTTACAAATTCTGAGACCCAAAGTGATGGCACTACGTAAACATCTGGCTCAACGTTTTCATCCCATTTAAAATCCACAAAAACATACCAAAAGTCAGTTGAATGTCTGCCAATCACTCCTACATTTACATCCCATTCGTATCCTTCGTTTCCGTATCTCTTTTTTCTATATGCTCCTTGGCTTGTTTTTACCTGAATCGAAATACTTTTTAATCCTTGATTTGAACTTATGATTAGGTCAACATTTGGCATGTTTCCTACTGTAAGTCCAACGTAATAATTTTTTCTAGCTAATTTATAAGCTACATAATGTTCTCCCGATTCACCAATAAATTTAGTTTTTGACATATTTCCTTTTATTAAATTGGTGCTAACGTTTTGCAGCTACCCGAAGGGCGGGATTTTTAGCACTAAACTTCATTCGGAGAACTGAACTTTCGGCTTGCATAAATGTGTCTGCGAAGCACGAAACCCCGCCTTTTGGGTAGGTGCTGTTGTGCGTTCGTTCTTCTCTTCTAACGAAGCGATGTCCTCCAATGTCAGTACATAACTGTTCACGAAACGATAAACAAAAAGCGTGTTGCAGTATCAAGTTTGTCATCATATTTCCTCTGTTTTGATAAACTGTGAAAAGTATTTATGTTTGGTGGCATTGTTTTTCAAAATGATTGTCAACACCTTTTCAGTAAAGGAAATAATCTCTTGAACATTTAGTATTTTGAAGTCTGATATTGTTTGTCTGTAAGCAAGTAATCGCCATTGATTTGCAGTTAACTCATTTTCTAAATTACTTTCAAAACCGTCTGCGACAAGATTATTTTTTATTTCTTTAAACTCATTGTCGATTTGGAGTAAATTTTTGTGTTCAGGGTCTATATCAAAGAAGAAAGCTAATTCAGGAAGATTCTTTTTAAAAATTATTCCGTGGTCGTCTATGTCATAATACAAGCATATTGCACCAAATTGTTCATAAGTAGAATTATCAGTATTCTTTAATGAAATTTCTGCTCCCTTTCTGCCCCAAGCGTCTGAATAATGTAATTTGATATTATTGAACCCGAATTTAGAAAAATCAATATCGTGAATGAAATTTTGAAAGATGCTACTAATTTTCAAGTCAAAGTTAATTTTTAAATACTCACAATAAATTTGTATTTCTTCAGAATATATTTCTCCAAGTTCGTCAAATTCACCAGATTTTTTTCCATACTCGACAAATTGTTGAACAATTGGATTGTCTTGAAAGTTTTTCTTTAAATACAGTGAAATTTCTTGCCATGTTCTAAAAACAATTCGTGGGTCTCCAATTTCTTTTACAATTTCAATGTCAGATTTTCTTGGTGAGGTTACAAGTAGTAAATCACTTTCACTACATTGTTTTAAATGTCCGATTAGTTGGTCTGCGTCTAATCCTCTTCTATTTGTTTTGTTTTCATAGAAAACTGTAATTTGTTTTGCGTTAGACAATTTTATATCAAAACTACCATCAGGATTTGTTTCTCCGCCACCGTATACCGTTTTAATTCCAATGATTGGTTTTTCTGAAGTCTGCTTGCTTGTCAAGTAGTCAATAAATTGATTGCTGTTTAAGATTTCAAGAATTGCAAAAAAATTGTAAGTCAGTTTATTCTCGGGCTGTTGATACGAATTAAGGAAGATATTTGTCGTCATTTTTTCTATATTAAAA
This window encodes:
- a CDS encoding AMP-binding protein, which translates into the protein MKRKDKKDTKNESTYLSDLFSDAIKKNWKKPAFSNYGADTLTFGEVAERIDFLHRFFKEEKIDKGDKIALLGTNSAAWGIAFIGIITYGAVVVPILPDFSTENVHHIVNHSDSKILIVSSAIYDRLEIDHLKTLTCILELRNFSLLHEKGTKTAQAFQRVEQQSTSVALSPDDLRYHQGKPEDLCIISYTSGTSGFTKGVMLPQRSLYSNIIFARENMPLEAGNQIVSFLPLAHVFGLLFEFLFPFTMGCHITFLAKIPSPAIVTKAFGEIKPHLILSVPLVIEKIYKKKIVPKLDKPMMKMLLKTPVVGEVIRRRVNKTLTDTFGGQFREIVIGGAPLSEDVENFFRKIGFRFTVGYGMTECGPLISYVAWDKSRSRSAGLVVDRMKMKIVRPDTDTGIGEIMVKGSNMMTGYYKNEAADKEAFTKDGWLKTGDLGYIDSDGFLYIKGRSKNMILGPSGQNIYPEEIEAKISNMPCVQECVVKMHKDKLLAMIYPDREAMECGKLDFQDIDKKMKEGLKELNEELPRFAQITDVEIVDVEFVKTPKKNIKRYLYT